In the Topomyia yanbarensis strain Yona2022 chromosome 3, ASM3024719v1, whole genome shotgun sequence genome, one interval contains:
- the LOC131692407 gene encoding uncharacterized protein LOC131692407 has product MIRPGHRHEPWNQCKDDKFGDSPVYNWVEWSVTAGVQPAHAVQAGTDSDGSPIFVGRVNHYGSVLPAKVIPIRRVAYTSSEGIEIFKANIEVLCGLGFTWIPSERGYVPKGAVSCGNSAFGEPVYIGRAHHDGSVTPGKIVPKHGCLYIPYAGYEHAHPQYEVLVDARKSQKQSVGGKWVPAETKGSIPPGALIAGNDSDGTQIYLGRVYRHGLVLPAKVIPRKQMCHTGDEGLEFDMTEYETLCHANVSWVPFRGVYPINAIECGLDRNGEKLYFGRGRYKGSLTPGKILECSKVLKIPFDWKEIPLREFDILVDNSHPTNKCSQTLYWQSSTNKSSVPKGALLAGYESNRSPIYLGRVMFEGNQLPAKVIPRKNICHTGHRGKEHVMSSYEALCNARVSWLPFRGIIPPKAIICGRTQWGEAVYVGRGPYKGSLTPGKILENEKVLRIPFDWNEVAIRDAEILVEI; this is encoded by the exons ATGATTCGACCTGGACATCGCCACGAACCGTGGAATCAGTGCAAGGATGACAAGTTCGGGGATTCGCCAG TATACAACTGGGTTGAATGGTCGGTGACGGCTGGCGTTCAACCAGCGCATGCGGTTCAAGCCGGTACCGATTCCGATGGATCACCGATATTCGTTGGCCGCGTTAATCACTATGGCAGCGTATTGCCCGCAAAAGTGATTCCGATACGTAGAGTAGCTTATACGTCCAGCGAGGGAATCGAAATTTTCAAGGCTAATATTGAG GTACTGTGTGGGCTTGGATTTACTTGGATTCCCAGTGAAAGAGGTTATGTTCCGAAGGGGGCAGTTAGTTGTGGAAACTCAGCCTTTGGCGAACCTGTATACATCGGGCGAGCCCATCACGATGGCAGTGTGACACCTGGCAAAATAGTTCCAAAACATGGCTGCTTGTATATTCCGTACGCTGGCTACGAGCATGCCCATCCACAGTACGAAGTGCTGGTTGATGCTAGAAAAT CTCAGAAACAAAGTGTAGGAGGAAAATGGGTTCCAGCTGAAACCAAAGGTTCTATACCACCAGGTGCCCTCATAGCTGGGAACGACAGCGACGGAACCCAAATCTATCTGGGGCGCGTCTACCGTCACGGATTGGTTCTGCCAGCTAAAGTGATTCCTCGCAAACAGATGTGCCACACAGGTGACGAGGGACTGGAATTCGATATGACCGAATACGAAACGCTCTGTCACGCTAATGTGTCATGGGTACCGTTTCGTGGTGTATATCCGATTAACGCGATCGAATGCGGCCTAGATCGAAACGGTGAAAAATTGTACTTTGGTCGCGGTCGATACAAAGGAAGTTTAACGCCAGGAAAGATTCTCGAATGCAGCAAAGTCTTGAAAATTCCTTTCGATTGGAAGGAAATCCCTCTGCGAGAATTTGACATTTTAGTAGACAATAGTCACCCGACGAATAAATGCAGTCAAACAC ttTATTGGCAGTCTTCTACTAACAAATCATCGGTTCCAAAAGGTGCCTTGCTTGCAGGTTATGAAAGCAATCGATCCCCGATTTACTTGGGTCGTGTAATGTTCGAAGGAAACCAACTGCCAGCGAAAGTGATCCCGCGCAAAAACATATGCCACACGGGCCACCGAGGAAAAGAACATGTTATGTCATCTTACGAGGCCTTATGCAATGCTAGAGTTTCCTGGCTACCCTTTCGAGGCATCATACCGCCCAAAGCGATTATTTGTGGCCGTACCCAGTGGGGTGAAGCGGTCTATGTGGGACGAGGACCGTACAAGGGCAGCTTGACTCCTGGCAAgatattggaaaatgaaaaggtGCTGAGGATTCCCTTCGATTGGAACGAGGTAGCGATTAGAGATGCCGAAATCTTGGTGGAAATTTGA
- the LOC131691782 gene encoding uncharacterized protein LOC131691782, whose amino-acid sequence MNAGYNWMPWSAHQGIPPAGVYAGNDQDGSPIYIGRAFHDGDQLPAKVIPSKQAAYVSHNGLEIFKSHFEVLSGQGFTWVHSSNGHVPSGAVLCGNTTSGEPLYIGRTHHEGSLTPGKIHRSHGCLYIPFGGAEQSFLHYEVLVGQQRSNWSHCSAGAPLPPGAILAGHDSDSTPIYVGRAYHEGDQLPAKVLPSKQIAYVCYNGQEIPKHSFEVLCNGNVTWVPSGFGSAPPNAVLGGRTSTGETLYIGRAHYMGSLTPGKVHPSHQTLYIPYGGSEIPIKSYEVLIEN is encoded by the exons ATGAACGCAG GGTACAACTGGATGCCATGGTCCGCCCATCAGGGTATTCCACCGGCTGGTGTTTATGCCGGGAATGATCAGGACGGATCGCCAATTTACATCGGACGAGCATTTCACGACGGGGATCAACTGCCAGCGAAAGTAATCCCCAGCAAACAGGCAGCTTATGTTTCACACAATGGTTTAGAAATTTTCAAATCACACTTCGAG GTATTAAGCGGCCAAGGGTTTACCTGGGTGCATAGCAGCAACGGACACGTACCCAGTGGAGCTGTACTTTGTGGAAATACGACCTCTGGAGAGCCTCTCTATATTGGCCGCACCCATCACGAGGGAAGTTTGACTCCGGGCAAGATTCATCGCAGCCATGGCTGTCTCTACATTCCATTCGGTGGTGCTGAGCAAAGTTTCCTACACTACGAAGTACTCGTTGGTCAACAGCGAT CCAATTGGTCGCACTGCTCGGCAGGTGCACCCCTTCCACCGGGCGCCATCTTAGCAGGGCATGACAGCGATAGCACCCCGATCTACGTTGGCCGAGCTTACCATGAAGGAGACCAACTCCCGGCAAAGGTTCTTCCAAGCAAACAGATTGCCTATGTTTGTTACAACGGACAGGAAATTCCGAAGCATTCGTTTGAGGTCCTTTGCAACGGTAACGTAACTTGGGTGCCATCCGGATTTGGCAGTGCACCGCCGAATGCCGTACTCGGAGGACGTACTTCGACTGGTGAAACGCTTTACATTGGTCGTGCTCATTATATGGGCAGTTTGACTCCGGGAAAGGTTCATCCTAGTCACCAAACATTGTACATTCCGTACGGGGGCAGCGAGATTCCGATTAAGAGCTACGAAGTGTTGATTGAGAATTAA
- the LOC131691781 gene encoding gustatory receptor for sugar taste 64a-like isoform X1: MVEFMLLAYNWRSIMTLWTEAETPFLYHPYTARKGIALESLVRRVAFTVILFAFLEDTLNFISAYKLNELHIEHCPHASSFWYNFFRREHHHIMRFVPYHPVLGVAIETTMRVAKFTWNYTDVFITSVCLTLLRRFQQFNDRIERFAGIEQPQVVWREVRLDFLRLNDLVDFLDGKLSRIILMSCANNMFFISVQLYNIFDLKPIQSTTIYYWYSLLFVMSRCFIMLYVTSSVYEESLRPLKLLRIFPTLSWNLDLQRLVDHVSMKRIAFSGKRFFFITRPLILAVDYFCTTKHCSIENKSISFTDGRNNYYLRVSSVGSSGQRQRYYTGLQLLNRNKIY; the protein is encoded by the exons ATGGTAGAGTTCATGCTACTCGCCTACAACTGGCGCTCGATTATGACACTATGGACGGAAGCAGAAACACCATTCCTCTATCACCCCTACACAGCTAGGAAGGGTATAGCATTGGAATCGCTGGTCAGACGCGTGGCATTCACCGTAATACTATTTGCATTCCTCGAAGATACCCTGAACTTCATTTCGGCATACAAGTTGAACGAGCTACACATCGAACACTGTCCGCACGCGAGCAGCTTCTGGTACAACTTTTTCCGCCGTGAACACCACCATATTATGCGCTTCGTTCCCTATCATCCGGTACTGGGGGTGGCTATCGAAACCACCATGAGGGTGGCAAAGTTTACCTGGAACTATACTGACGTGTTCATCACGAGCGTCTGCCTGACGTTGCTGCGACGATTTCAGCAGTTTAATGATCGAATCGAACGATTCGCAGGAATCGAGCAGCCGCAGGTGGTGTGGCGGGAGGTTCGGTTGGATTTTCTGCGGCTGAATGATTTGGTGGATTTTCTGGATGGTAAACTATCACGTATCATTCTGATGTCTTGTGCCAACAATATGTTCTTCATTTCGGTACAGTTGTACAATATTTTTGA TCTGAAGCCTATCCAATCCACGACAATCTACTACTGGTATTCACTGCTCTTTGTCATGAGTCGATGCTTCATCATGTTGTACGTCACATCTTCAGTCTACGAAGAATCACTCCGACCACTGAAGCTGTTGCGAATCTTTCCCACGCTCAGCTGGAATTTAGATCTGCAGCGCTTAGTTGATCATGTCTCGATGAAAAGAATTGCATTCTCTGGCAAACGATTCTTTTTCATCACACGACCTCTAATACTAGCGGTAGACTATTTTTGTACTACGAAGCATTGTTCAATCGAAAATAAATCAATCTCTTTTACAGATGGCAGGAACAATTATTACCTACGAGTTAGTTCTGTTGGATCAAGTGGCCAAAGACAAAGATACTACACTGGATTGCAACTTTTAAACCGAAACAAGATTTATTGA
- the LOC131691781 gene encoding gustatory receptor for sugar taste 64a-like isoform X2 translates to MVEFMLLAYNWRSIMTLWTEAETPFLYHPYTARKGIALESLVRRVAFTVILFAFLEDTLNFISAYKLNELHIEHCPHASSFWYNFFRREHHHIMRFVPYHPVLGVAIETTMRVAKFTWNYTDVFITSVCLTLLRRFQQFNDRIERFAGIEQPQVVWREVRLDFLRLNDLVDFLDGKLSRIILMSCANNMFFISVQLYNIFDLKPIQSTTIYYWYSLLFVMSRCFIMLYVTSSVYEESLRPLKLLRIFPTLSWNLDLQRLVDHVSMKRIAFSGKRFFFITRPLILAMAGTIITYELVLLDQVAKDKDTTLDCNF, encoded by the exons ATGGTAGAGTTCATGCTACTCGCCTACAACTGGCGCTCGATTATGACACTATGGACGGAAGCAGAAACACCATTCCTCTATCACCCCTACACAGCTAGGAAGGGTATAGCATTGGAATCGCTGGTCAGACGCGTGGCATTCACCGTAATACTATTTGCATTCCTCGAAGATACCCTGAACTTCATTTCGGCATACAAGTTGAACGAGCTACACATCGAACACTGTCCGCACGCGAGCAGCTTCTGGTACAACTTTTTCCGCCGTGAACACCACCATATTATGCGCTTCGTTCCCTATCATCCGGTACTGGGGGTGGCTATCGAAACCACCATGAGGGTGGCAAAGTTTACCTGGAACTATACTGACGTGTTCATCACGAGCGTCTGCCTGACGTTGCTGCGACGATTTCAGCAGTTTAATGATCGAATCGAACGATTCGCAGGAATCGAGCAGCCGCAGGTGGTGTGGCGGGAGGTTCGGTTGGATTTTCTGCGGCTGAATGATTTGGTGGATTTTCTGGATGGTAAACTATCACGTATCATTCTGATGTCTTGTGCCAACAATATGTTCTTCATTTCGGTACAGTTGTACAATATTTTTGA TCTGAAGCCTATCCAATCCACGACAATCTACTACTGGTATTCACTGCTCTTTGTCATGAGTCGATGCTTCATCATGTTGTACGTCACATCTTCAGTCTACGAAGAATCACTCCGACCACTGAAGCTGTTGCGAATCTTTCCCACGCTCAGCTGGAATTTAGATCTGCAGCGCTTAGTTGATCATGTCTCGATGAAAAGAATTGCATTCTCTGGCAAACGATTCTTTTTCATCACACGACCTCTAATACTAGCG ATGGCAGGAACAATTATTACCTACGAGTTAGTTCTGTTGGATCAAGTGGCCAAAGACAAAGATACTACACTGGATTGCAACTTTTAA